The region TGTATTATATGACAGTAGCTGTTACAGCTGTTACCTCTGTTACCTCTACTCGGTCCTCTCTGTCTCTCTCTTATAGCATTTGTGTTTGATGACTGACATTCGTGGAGAATAAGTTTAATGTAGACATACGTTTGGGCaccaaattcaaatatttcgcCCGTTTACAAAGTCTCTGTGAGGATTCTTTCGAAGATCGACTTCCGAAAATCGGGCCAATTTTTCTTGTAGCAATGGCTTATGTCTACACTGTATCAAAAATACCCTGAGCCTATCAATACTACTGTATTTGGGGTATAATTGTAAAGTTACGTTAAGCCCTCTAGAGGTTCTAGAAGTCGATCTTATAATGATTACCTCTGTGACCTCTGGGTCGACTTTAGAcgaatgaacgtcaacacaaggtatggtcaaatgtcaaactttgtatggagcggaggacatagtgatttcatataaacaaactcacctctcatgagaggtgagtttgtttatatgaaatcgccatgtcctccggtttgtatgaacagaccatacctggtttatactttcattgctttAGACCACATATCTGTTTTATACTTTGATTGGAAGCAAATCACACCAATGAAAGTAATCAGAAAAATCAGCTGTTGCAAATCAGGCACGCTAGCAAAATTTAGTGAGTgtcctctcatgagaggtgagtttgtttatatgaaatcgccatgtcctccggtttgtatgaacagaccatacctggtttatactttcattgctttAGACCACATATCTGTTTTATACTTTGATTGGAAGCAAATCacaccaatgaaagtagataacaggtatggtcgatcgccGAATTcatcttaaacgcactcacattttatgtcaaaataatatgaaaatgagtgcgtttaagtacgaaaatcaaatttttatgtcctccgggccaatgaaagtaaatagataggtatggccaaacgttcaaatttgttctagccggagcacatacggatttgcatggcgccacctcaaacgaactcatttctagtgcaaatttccactagaaatgagttcgtttgaggtggcgccatgcaaatccgtatgtgctccgacttgtatggactggccatacctacttatctactttcattgctccGGGccgacaatagaccatacctgttttacactttcattgaatgACACAACTTGATACAAGCtgtggcaattttttttaacctgCCACATACGgccattcatctgttatcgataatgacgacaaaaataaatgaatttggGTTCCGGGACGTGAAAGGACCAGAACCAGAGTCTTTCAATtcgcttttattttattatttatgcttTTGAAAAGTACCAAAGCAAAGCagctagcagggtaatagaaaaaaataaagtagtactttaatcgaagtatgcgaatatttccataccttttttttcataatgtcattgcaaaattaccattaaggctgctaatggtattattggtatcaaaaaactactctatttgacgtgtaaaaatctctattaccctgctaggtgctttgaccAAAGTTATACTCATCGTTAAACTCATAGAAACGATGCTAAGAGGCATTTTTACCGACATCTCTCAAATTTTACACTCGGATAATTTACTGTAGTGCCGAAAAATCAGCTGTTGCAAATCAGGCACGCTAGCAAAATTTAGTGAGTGTATATTAAAACAAGACGTTGATTCATTCATGCTTTTTCACATATCTTTTTGAAGGAGTGTCCAAATATTGGCAGCGAATAATTTCTTATGACGTAACAGGAGAACCTAAGTAGTTCTTTAATGTAGTTGTAAATAATATAAAGTATAAATATAACAAAGCATTTtaggaacaatttttttctacaaaagaTGAGCTCGGTGGGTAAAATTAATGTGTAATCAGTTAATGATGTTcatgaaacataaaaattttttaaatgaaggCACCAACCACCGACGGCGGAAGTCGTCCTatgaaatgcaaaaataaGAACAAATCTAAATTCACTTGTATTCCGATTGGTCTGACGCAAGggcaattcaatttgaatgcaTTTAAAATTGTCGAACAGTTCGTAACAACCAGTTCACACCATCCTAATCTTTTACGGTGAATTGATATGATTTCATCTTCAGATACAAATGGTTTCAAATGCGTTCGGCATGTTTGATGGCGTTCTGTCACCTGTATATACAGGATCCGTTGAAATGGACGTCACAGACAATTAACAAGATCCTGATCAACGGAGCAAAGGtggttaaagaaaattttgaacatGCCAACGACAATGGACCGTTGGACTGTATACTGAATGTTGAAAATTACGTTGCAAAAATTCGGATCGAAGAACCGATAATTCTGGACACGAGTCCATCTCTAATCGATACTGTGCAGTCGTTTTTCAATAACCATCAGCATGGACTGTTCAGATGCTTGAATTTGTGTTATTTGATTTggaaaacgaatgaaatcTATTTCATATTTGACGGTCAAGGCAGTGGCAGTGCTGTAGATGATAAATACGGTTTTGCATCGTTAGTTTGCACGGAATCGACACGAGACGTTAGTAAATTGCTAAGGACTCTGAGTTCCATAAAGTCGGGCGATTGTTACTCAGTTTCGgctataaaaatgaaacatttccgAGAAGGAGTTGGTAACTACACTAAGCCACGTATACAGTACGTGGGTATGAatccatacaaaattgtaaacgACTGTTTTGCAATTCTATCTGGGAAGTTCCATGTCGAATATAACGGATTTCAATCGTTAAAAATGCGACAATCGATAACAGTCAATTTAATGGCACTGATTTTTCATGCAATTCAACCGGTCAATTCGTGGAACAGTCAACTTATCGACAAAATCATCTTACTTGGAACAAAGTTGTTTCATGAATGCAAGAAATCGCCACAGGGTGAAGTGACCATACACCATTTACCTCATACCTATCGTATTCTTGACTACAAATTCAAGATCGATTACAAACCGTACGATCATTCCGGACAAAGAAGCTATTCGCTGgatgaaatggaaaaaaaccTGTTAATATATCTGAAACGGGCTTTCCCAGCGACTGCTAAAAATGCATCAGTTTTCATTCAGACGAACTCAATGACTTTCGCTGTTTGGGAGTCGAACAATTACTTCTATCTATTTGACGCTTATGCACGGAATCCAGTGGGACAAATAGCTGACGACCAATTCGGTATGGCGTGCATTCAAATGCACAGCAGCTTTGAGTCACTTTGCAATGTTTTGGCAACGAATCTCCATGCCATCGCGGCAAATGATGGATTCGTGTTACACGGAATAAATGTTACTCTGACGACAAATGATGGGAAACCGGTCGCCGATACCGATTTGGAGTTGATAAGCGAATTTCTGGACGATTTATTTTGGACAGAAATGAATAGCATTCAGGAATCGTCTGCGAGAAGCgacgaaatttgtaatttgGATGAATCATCAGACGACGATATATTCATGGAAACTGTACTTGGCGAAAAACGAACAGCATCAAGCATTCAATCTTCATCTTCGAGATGTAAGTACATGTAGGTATTGATTCATTAGGCGGAGACGGTAGACAATGTTAGAGTTACTGCAGCATGTGGAGTGCGGTATGAAATCCGGGAAATTCACAAATGTTGTTCGTAAATTATCGGGTAATAATAGTGACAAAACAACAGAGCTCACCTCAAAATCTAAGCAAGAAGTTCATGTCTttgctttttttcttcttaaaatcCAACAGTTCCACTTCCATGTTACACTCAGTAAATTTGAGTATAAAGGGAATTATACTAACATATGAAACGTGTAAGACGAAGAAGAACATAGAGTCGCATGAATATTGCTAAGTATTTTGAGGTGAGTGCAGCGAATTTAAACATTACGGCCGATACTTTCTTAGCGATTTTAAACCATTCCATTTCTTCCATTTTGTAGACTGAActgttttccatattttcattCCAGCAACCACATCGTTCGCATCTGAGTCAGAAACTGTAGACAGTAGAACTGATGATTCATCTTCAAGAACAAGCGATTCCAATTCGCAGTCGAATGACGACTCAGACTCGCAGGGCAGCAAGACAAAGAAAAGTCGATCCAAATCACCAAAAAAACTTAGAGAAAACGACTCGGATTCTCAGGCTAGTCAGGCTAAAATAGGTCGATCCAAATCGccaaaaaatcgaaaagaagATGACTCAGACTCTCAGGGTAATCTGGCTAAGAAAGATCGATctaaatcgccaaaaaaacgaaaagaaaacggCTCAGACTCTCAGGGTAGTCAGGCAAAGAAAGATCCCGAATCGCCAAAAAAtctgaaagaaaataacgaaCAGACGATGGATGTAGATGTTaaagaaaaaagcaaaaagaaaagaaacaaaGAGAAGCGAAGTAAAAAACTGAAGAATGAAGCTGATAATGGAGACGATGGACACATACAGAAAGAAGGAGGCAAAAAGGGAAAAAAGAATGGTAAAGGTGAAGACAAGGATGACAAAGATACATCGAAACAATCCCTAGTGGTAGTCGAGTCGTCTAGTGGAACCGAGACCAGTATCAGCAAACTACTTAACACTTCGTTCAAAATCTCTGATCGTGTTTTACTTGCCACAGAATGGGGAGACTTTTTTGTCGCTTTTGAGAACAACAGCTACTTTCTAGTGGACGGATGCGTATGTGACTACAACGCTTTGATTCGAATTAATTTCACCCAAATGGATAGTTTCAAAAAGATTGACAGCATTGACGGTATTGTAAGCGAGATAATGCAATCGAAGAATGTGACAATTAGATCAGAAGCTGGAGATGTAAAGGACATCGCTCGGTCGACCGAAATTATTGAAGTGCAACCGCCCTTTTCCAGTGACGTGGATGCTCCGATGTGGGAACTCATTGAAGGAATGATTGAACTCATGAAAACTACTGctaaattcgataaaattaaaaatgaattggcTTGAGTgaggtaaaaataaattgaagattTCGACAGCGAAAGTTTGCATTGTAATCTTTGATATTTAGGTTAAGACATGCTAGGCCTACCTTGTATCAACATGAACCacatcatatatatatatatatattttagtATCTTGGTCAAACGGATCcgataaaaagaaattaccaaaattttccCAAGAAATATTCTCTGATCTATTGAAATATCACTAGAATTCCCAGAAATGAATTCTTCGATGGTTGAAGTGGATGAAGTAGACACAAATCTAGATTTTCCGATATGAAAATTagtatcgcccaaaaccacttacagtggatgtgtgacgcaagtcctgttatccacttacaaaagaactgatatcggtgtaggtgacgcttacagatttgACACGCCAAAAGATATGCCTCACAAATGGTAGCTGATGAGGATAGTAcacgaaagttttatcaacaaaaattgtgcccgaaaaattttaggaagaaaaatataacaaaaaaaaaatttggtcaaaaagtggcagataattcggctttcttccgtttgaattccattctagcaatatatttcacaattttccttcttcaacattttttttttcacatttgttagagtgaacggacttgcgtcacgtcACGgtccttcactaacgtagggcaaaaatctcaaaattatCTGAACACTTGACCGAAATGCTCGCATATCACACCAAACTCAAGACCCTCAAGACTATCTAGAAAAATGATGAATTCCTTTGTTTATTAGCCATTGCTATTTTGCCAGATGTTATGCTAGGAGCGCTCTGCCTTAACAATTTCATTGACACGCACAAATACTTAGATTAAAATGAGAGTTTCATTGAAGCGACGCAATACATTATCTAGAATGAATTTTTCGAGCCAAATTTCATTCATGATTTCAAAAGTAGGTAACCATTACCATATAAAGACGAACAACATGCAACAGCTGGCTGTCATTAGACGgtcagaaattgaaaattgtttttgttagtGAGTGTCCAGTCGTATTAAAATTGATAGTAGGATAATGCGACGTTGGAAATTATTTCGTCATTCATGAATACTGTGCAGTTCATAACAAACATTCCTAAATCTACTCATTGTTCTTACTGTACATGTAAACGatcttaaagaaaattgatatttacaTGTGATAACATAAGGTGATAACAATCAGAAGTAAATAACACTCGGTCAGCATAACATTTGTGGTTTCGTACCGGCTTCATTATGccttgtaaaatttatttacgacATGACCAGTCCATTCTTCAACGACAACGTTTCTCCTCCGAGAAAGTCACTATTTTTGCACCTTCCTGGGTACAGAGTGCCTTGAATTTTCTGGGAGAACGATTGAATGGAACAAAATTCGAGttatttgaaaatggaaaatcgtcaAATCCTTTGGAGTCATTTACGATAACTAAAGATTTTAACAACCAAAGCTTGACCATATTACAAAGGATAGCGCGCAACGAGAGCCATAATGTGTCTGGGGTCATAAATACAACATTATATCCCGATATTGCTGACCGAGGAATACTTTACTCCATTCGTGACATAGTCAGACAATGTGTTATTGTGGGAGTGGATCAATGCTCTTTTTACGGAGGTTACAGATGCAATAGAAACTCGCAACCGAAGCAACGAGTCTATGTCTGTGATCTGGCTGCCTTACAATTTCAACAGGCATACAACTCCGGGCGACTTGTGTTGATTCAGGAAGGTGAGCAACATTCAGGTGTTTTGGATGATTTGGTGTATGAAAAAGTTGTCGGAGAAAAGAAGCGGTCATTTAGTGAGGTACAGCAGTCATGGGGTGAGCACGACAATGAGagtgataaattgaaaaaacgaTACATACGCCACGATGGATATGGATTGCCCGGACGAGGGTCGTGCTTCTTCGATACCAAAGCGTATGCCTCATTTGTGAAGCATGACGTTATCTTATATGGATTGGCTCTGCAAAAAATGGTGAGCGTTCATCATCCCAAAGACAAGATTCACTTCAAATTTCTCAAGTATGGCACTGGGTTCTTTGCgtggaaatttgcacaaaTTTTGGATGAACTAATACTGCCTGCAGTGCTGGACGGACTCGAAGAATTACTAGGGAAGCCAGAAATGTCAGCgattaagaaaattgagttGCCTTTTTATGAATGCAGGCCGTGTGATGCTAAGCGTCTGgaaaatttccaatcaaaGTTTGCGATCGAAGTCATCTTCAGTGCGAATGATGCCTTGAAGCAATCTTTCAGCAAAGAAGGATTGATTGTCTCAACCACTAATTGTGGAGACAGTCATGCCGTTTGTGGTAAACTAATTAATCAAATTGTTCGTTAATTCCGTAGCTTCACACagtttcataatatttttagGCAACGAAATGCAATTTGGTAGTGTGGATGCTGCCGTTGCGGAGAATTTGGAAAgcaaaggaaatattttctgcccCAACATAAACTTGTCGATTACTGAACAATATATTAGTTTTTAGCGCATATTGTTATCTTGATGGAAGCGGCTACCTGAAAGCCTGAATAAAATATACTTTTCTATTGCACATTTCAGCTTCATGTTCATATACCACTAAGTGTGATCGACTCAGTCTAAATCTGCTTTACAAGAGATATGACAGGTCTTATAATTCAGAGTGAACCttcttaatttttaaaatctaaactacttctaacaaaaaaaaaactttcatcaaATTCAGCCAGTAACTCGACCTATTGTGGTGTCaagattttataaaaaaaaaatccggagctgagttttacaaaaaatttaccgcCACTGAATTTCAGAATAACCAATTTACtgactttcaacaaaaaaaaactattatcGGCTCTGAGTTTTGAACGAGTGAAGGCGAGCGGAGAACTCACTTGATCTACATATCTATCGAATTCTATCTATCACATATAATAACACTTCACCTTGAAGCCCTCggtatttttattaaaaaatctaCCTTGACAAAAACACAtaattttcgtcaagttgGATTTTCTAAGCGTCCTGGAAGTTCCACAAAGAGCTatttaaagttttaaattctatcttacttacaaatgCAGAGGCGCCTCTAGGAAATTTCGCGCCGTGGACCATTCAGCTCTCTAGCGCCACTATTTCTTTACCAGCAtaatttgggaatttttttttgtgataaaaattgtCTATTTCCTTTATACTCGACAGAGGCGCCGACTTTGAATTCGTTCATGGGGGGCTCATGGGGGGCAAAGAgcacaaaatgataaaaaaattgtgaaaaaccCTAGGAATTTAAAGAAGTTTTGCATTGTCATGGGGGGCAATCGCCCCCCTCGCCCCCCTATACTCGGCGCCACTGATACTCGATCATATTCCAGCGCCCTATTTTCCCAGCGCCCTGGACCATGGTCCAATTGGTCTCTATGAAGAAGCGCCTCTGTACAAATGAGAAGttaatttttactcaaaaCTTGCAATACTAGATACACTTCACGATTTTAAACACATACATCCTttctatagatcatcttcaaggtaCGGTACTTTTAGACGCAACCTCagttaagtttcgttaaatgtttcgttcattcattcattggtatgagatttttttaacgtggatggcattttgAACGTCCTTGAAGTTGATCTATGTGACAAATCTTGAAAATGAGGCTGAGTGTGAATATTGACGAACAGCAAGATGAGTTCGccttacaaaatcttttacttcatt is a window of Bradysia coprophila strain Holo2 unplaced genomic scaffold, BU_Bcop_v1 contig_350, whole genome shotgun sequence DNA encoding:
- the LOC119080405 gene encoding uncharacterized protein LOC119080405, which encodes MSSAPTTDGGSRPMKCKNKNKSKFTCIPIGLTQGQFNLNAFKIVEQYKWFQMRSACLMAFCHLYIQDPLKWTSQTINKILINGAKVVKENFEHANDNGPLDCILNVENYVAKIRIEEPIILDTSPSLIDTVQSFFNNHQHGLFRCLNLCYLIWKTNEIYFIFDGQGSGSAVDDKYGFASLVCTESTRDVSKLLRTLSSIKSGDCYSVSAIKMKHFREGVGNYTKPRIQYVGMNPYKIVNDCFAILSGKFHVEYNGFQSLKMRQSITVNLMALIFHAIQPVNSWNSQLIDKIILLGTKLFHECKKSPQGEVTIHHLPHTYRILDYKFKIDYKPYDHSGQRSYSLDEMEKNLLIYLKRAFPATAKNASVFIQTNSMTFAVWESNNYFYLFDAYARNPVGQIADDQFGMACIQMHSSFESLCNVLATNLHAIAANDGFVLHGINVTLTTNDGKPVADTDLELISEFLDDLFWTEMNSIQESSARSDEICNLDESSDDDIFMETVLGEKRTASSIQSSSSRSTTSFASESETVDSRTDDSSSRTSDSNSQSNDDSDSQGSKTKKSRSKSPKKLRENDSDSQASQAKIGRSKSPKNRKEDDSDSQGNLAKKDRSKSPKKRKENGSDSQGSQAKKDPESPKNLKENNEQTMDVDVKEKSKKKRNKEKRSKKLKNEADNGDDGHIQKEGGKKGKKNGKGEDKDDKDTSKQSLVVVESSSGTETSISKLLNTSFKISDRVLLATEWGDFFVAFENNSYFLVDGCVCDYNALIRINFTQMDSFKKIDSIDGIVSEIMQSKNVTIRSEAGDVKDIARSTEIIEVQPPFSSDVDAPMWELIEGMIELMKTTAKFDKIKNELA
- the LOC119080465 gene encoding uncharacterized protein LOC119080465, translating into MPCKIYLRHDQSILQRQRFSSEKVTIFAPSWVQSALNFLGERLNGTKFELFENGKSSNPLESFTITKDFNNQSLTILQRIARNESHNVSGVINTTLYPDIADRGILYSIRDIVRQCVIVGVDQCSFYGGYRCNRNSQPKQRVYVCDLAALQFQQAYNSGRLVLIQEGEQHSGVLDDLVYEKVVGEKKRSFSEVQQSWGEHDNESDKLKKRYIRHDGYGLPGRGSCFFDTKAYASFVKHDVILYGLALQKMVSVHHPKDKIHFKFLKYGTGFFAWKFAQILDELILPAVLDGLEELLGKPEMSAIKKIELPFYECRPCDAKRLENFQSKFAIEVIFSANDALKQSFSKEGLIVSTTNCGDSHAVCGNEMQFGSVDAAVAENLESKGNIFCPNINLSITEQYISF